From the genome of Candidatus Kapaibacterium sp., one region includes:
- a CDS encoding glycosyltransferase family 2 protein produces the protein MRLSVCIIARNEATRIAEALASVAWADEVIVLDCGSTDATPQVAAAHGAVVAAAEHTPNLNLNKNRCFALATGDWILSLDADERVPPALAEEIQRLLATNPPENGFWIPRRNWYFGYPLRYGRNYPDYQLRLFRRGTLRFPAQHIHEYPVIEGRVGYLRNPLEHFPYRTLSEYLAKLDRDTEFQARWLAQRYGRLRWSTFIWHGALRSWKRFLERYILWGGFRDGFPGFLAAWLDSVNILLSMAKWWHLSHSERSHALSETDYVLR, from the coding sequence ATGCGCCTCTCGGTCTGCATCATCGCACGCAATGAAGCGACCCGTATTGCTGAAGCCCTTGCGAGTGTGGCCTGGGCCGATGAGGTGATTGTCTTGGACTGCGGGAGTACAGATGCAACCCCCCAGGTTGCGGCTGCCCATGGGGCCGTTGTTGCTGCGGCTGAACATACCCCAAATCTGAACCTCAACAAAAACCGCTGTTTCGCTCTAGCGACCGGAGACTGGATCCTCTCGCTCGACGCCGACGAGCGTGTGCCACCGGCCTTAGCTGAGGAAATCCAGCGCCTACTGGCAACGAACCCCCCAGAGAATGGCTTCTGGATACCGCGGCGGAATTGGTACTTCGGCTACCCCCTGCGCTATGGGCGCAACTACCCCGACTACCAGCTACGCCTCTTCCGCCGCGGGACCCTCCGATTTCCGGCACAGCACATCCACGAGTATCCCGTTATCGAAGGTAGGGTCGGCTACCTCCGAAATCCCTTAGAGCACTTCCCCTACCGGACTCTCTCCGAGTACCTTGCAAAGCTCGATCGCGATACAGAGTTTCAGGCCCGATGGCTCGCCCAGCGGTACGGGCGTCTGCGCTGGAGCACCTTCATATGGCACGGGGCGCTCCGCTCATGGAAGCGGTTCCTTGAGCGATACATCCTCTGGGGTGGCTTCCGGGATGGGTTTCCCGGCTTCTTGGCAGCATGGCTCGATAGCGTCAACATCCTGCTGAGCATGGCAAAGTGGTGGCATCTCTCACACTCCGAGCGGTCCCATGCCCTTTCCGAAACGGACTACGTACTGCGGTGA
- a CDS encoding pyridoxal phosphate-dependent aminotransferase — translation MHIASRISRLGTETAFEVLARARQLEAQGHHIVHLEIGEPDFDTPENIREAAKRALDEGYTHYGPSPGLPEVREAIADYFNRTRGIQLYSGNEVVITPGAKPIIFFGMMATLEEGDEVIYPNPGFPIYESVIRFLNAIPVPLPLRQEKGFRVDVGDIEARLTPRTRMIVLNSPHNPTGSILTAEELEQIAEIACRHNLIVFSDEIYSQIMYDGARHVSIVQFEGMKERTIVLDGFSKTFAMTGWRIGYGLMPAHIAEVVARLQTNCTSCTATFTQIAGIEALSDRTLPTVRQFVEEFQRRRDVLIEGLNRLPGITCVVPQGAFYAFPDIRGTGMSSREFAERLLYEAGVACLSGTAFGAYGEGFVRFSYANSVENIQLALQRIEDFLTRHASCMSEVAFDS, via the coding sequence ATGCACATTGCTAGCCGAATTAGCCGCCTGGGCACAGAAACAGCTTTTGAAGTCCTTGCCCGTGCCCGCCAACTTGAAGCCCAAGGGCACCATATCGTCCACTTAGAGATTGGCGAGCCGGACTTCGACACACCAGAGAACATCCGCGAGGCCGCTAAGCGGGCGTTGGACGAAGGGTATACGCACTACGGTCCCTCACCAGGGCTACCAGAAGTCCGCGAAGCAATCGCTGACTACTTCAACCGAACCCGCGGAATCCAGCTCTACTCCGGCAACGAGGTGGTCATTACCCCCGGCGCGAAGCCGATCATCTTCTTTGGCATGATGGCAACGCTGGAGGAAGGCGACGAGGTGATCTATCCCAACCCCGGATTTCCCATCTACGAGTCAGTCATCCGCTTCCTGAACGCTATCCCCGTCCCTCTCCCCCTCCGGCAAGAGAAGGGATTTCGCGTAGACGTCGGTGATATAGAGGCTCGGCTAACACCCCGGACGCGGATGATAGTGCTCAATAGCCCCCACAACCCAACAGGTAGTATCCTGACAGCCGAAGAGCTAGAGCAGATCGCCGAGATCGCCTGCCGCCACAACCTCATCGTCTTCAGCGATGAAATCTACTCGCAGATCATGTACGACGGTGCGCGGCACGTTAGCATCGTGCAGTTTGAGGGCATGAAGGAGCGCACCATCGTGCTAGATGGCTTTTCTAAGACGTTCGCTATGACGGGCTGGAGAATTGGCTACGGACTCATGCCAGCCCACATCGCTGAAGTTGTTGCTCGGCTACAGACAAACTGCACCAGTTGTACAGCGACTTTCACGCAAATCGCCGGGATTGAAGCACTTAGCGACCGGACGCTCCCGACAGTCCGCCAATTCGTCGAGGAATTCCAGCGTCGCCGCGATGTCCTCATAGAGGGGCTCAACCGCTTGCCAGGCATTACATGTGTGGTCCCCCAAGGAGCATTCTACGCCTTCCCTGATATCAGGGGAACCGGCATGAGCTCTCGGGAGTTTGCTGAACGCCTACTCTACGAGGCCGGGGTTGCCTGCCTGAGCGGCACAGCCTTCGGAGCATACGGAGAAGGATTCGTGCGGTTCTCGTATGCGAACTCGGTAGAGAATATCCAGCTAGCACTGCAGCGGATAGAAGACTTCCTCACCCGTCACGCTAGCTGCATGTCTGAAGTTGCTTTTGACAGCTGA
- the tsaE gene encoding tRNA (adenosine(37)-N6)-threonylcarbamoyltransferase complex ATPase subunit type 1 TsaE, with product MPKVSPNGGVEEYLSHSEADTLQIARTFAQRLKPGDVVAFYGELGAGKTAFVKGVCQYFQVEELVTSPTFTIINQYLGTFPDGEEVVLYHVDLYRIKSLQELHDIGFEECIADPSAIKMVEWSEHADSLISIPHYAISIDPAPDADTLRIIRITHVQPNEAR from the coding sequence ATGCCGAAAGTCTCCCCTAACGGTGGCGTGGAGGAGTACCTCTCCCACAGCGAAGCCGACACCCTGCAGATCGCCCGCACGTTCGCTCAACGACTCAAGCCTGGGGATGTCGTTGCCTTCTACGGAGAGTTGGGGGCTGGCAAGACAGCCTTCGTCAAGGGTGTCTGTCAGTACTTCCAAGTAGAGGAGCTTGTCACAAGTCCCACCTTCACCATCATCAACCAGTACCTCGGCACTTTCCCCGACGGCGAGGAAGTCGTGCTCTACCACGTGGACCTCTACCGCATCAAGTCGCTGCAAGAACTCCACGACATCGGCTTCGAGGAGTGCATTGCCGATCCCTCTGCAATCAAGATGGTGGAGTGGTCTGAACACGCCGACTCGCTCATTTCGATCCCTCACTATGCCATTTCGATCGACCCCGCTCCCGACGCTGACACTCTACGAATCATCCGCATCACACACGTCCAACCCAACGAGGCGCGCTGA
- a CDS encoding response regulator, whose protein sequence is MKSRGTILWVDDEVELLQPHILLLCQHGYEVATATSGEDAIELVRQNAYDLIFLDEMMMGMTGLETLEVLKELAPHVPVVMVTKNEAETLMEEAIGRKIDDYLTKPVNPTQILAACKKLLEARRITGERLTQDYLRGFYMIGRRLNEPLTWYDWLEIYLKLVTWSMELEEHPELGLHETLAAQWRECNAAFGTFVEQAYESWLRNPKGEDVPTLSPFLLERFVVPRISAERPVVFIVIDCLRLDQWLVLEDVLHRLYSIERNYACSILPTTTAYARNAIFSGLFPLQIQQYYPQWWHESGDEQSQNAYERQLLESYFQRRRMEVPGGIAYFKIIDPAFGRKVEQEIGRYLQHGLIAIVVNAVDMLVHSRSESPILREIVPDEAAYRTLTRSWFLHSSLFGILRTLATAEPRPTVIITTDHGSIRCLRPLKVYGDRETTTNLRYKLGRNLRVEYERGVVYLRDPQQWLLPRSSAASTMVIAKENYYFVYPTDYHYYAQHYRDSFQHGGISLEEMVLPVAILEPRA, encoded by the coding sequence ATGAAGAGCCGTGGTACAATTCTTTGGGTAGACGACGAAGTAGAACTCTTACAGCCCCACATCCTCCTGCTCTGCCAGCACGGGTACGAGGTCGCTACTGCTACTTCCGGCGAGGATGCTATCGAACTCGTCCGGCAGAACGCCTACGACCTCATCTTCCTGGACGAGATGATGATGGGGATGACTGGCTTAGAGACCTTAGAGGTGCTTAAAGAGCTTGCCCCTCATGTACCAGTCGTCATGGTCACCAAAAACGAAGCCGAGACCCTTATGGAGGAGGCCATCGGACGCAAGATTGACGACTACCTGACTAAGCCGGTCAATCCGACGCAGATCCTCGCAGCCTGCAAAAAGTTGCTCGAGGCTCGGCGGATCACAGGAGAGCGCCTAACGCAGGACTACCTACGGGGCTTCTACATGATTGGTCGGCGTCTGAATGAGCCGCTGACGTGGTACGACTGGCTGGAGATCTACTTGAAGCTTGTCACCTGGAGTATGGAGCTGGAAGAACACCCAGAGTTGGGCCTCCATGAGACGCTTGCAGCTCAATGGCGCGAATGTAACGCCGCTTTCGGAACCTTCGTAGAGCAGGCCTACGAGTCATGGCTCCGAAATCCCAAAGGGGAAGACGTACCGACCCTTTCTCCGTTCCTCCTCGAGCGGTTCGTAGTACCACGCATTTCAGCAGAGCGGCCCGTTGTCTTCATCGTGATCGACTGTCTGCGGCTTGACCAGTGGCTAGTGTTGGAAGATGTCTTGCATCGACTCTACAGCATCGAACGAAACTACGCCTGCTCCATCCTCCCGACAACAACTGCCTATGCTCGAAACGCCATTTTCTCTGGGCTCTTCCCGCTGCAGATCCAGCAGTACTACCCGCAATGGTGGCATGAATCTGGAGACGAGCAGAGCCAGAATGCCTACGAGCGGCAACTCCTGGAATCCTACTTCCAGCGACGTCGTATGGAGGTCCCTGGTGGGATCGCCTACTTCAAAATCATCGATCCCGCCTTCGGGCGCAAGGTGGAGCAAGAAATCGGGCGCTACCTCCAGCACGGCCTGATTGCCATCGTAGTCAATGCCGTCGACATGCTCGTCCACTCACGCTCAGAATCCCCGATCCTGCGTGAGATCGTCCCCGACGAAGCTGCATACCGCACTTTGACACGCTCCTGGTTCCTCCACTCGAGCCTCTTCGGCATCTTGCGCACGTTGGCAACAGCAGAGCCGAGGCCTACTGTCATCATCACCACCGATCACGGCTCCATCCGATGCCTCCGACCGCTGAAAGTGTATGGCGATCGGGAGACGACGACGAATCTCCGGTACAAGTTGGGCCGAAATCTCCGCGTAGAGTACGAGCGCGGCGTCGTGTACCTCCGCGATCCTCAGCAATGGCTCCTGCCTCGAAGCAGCGCTGCTTCCACAATGGTGATCGCGAAGGAGAACTACTACTTTGTCTACCCGACCGACTACCACTACTACGCCCAACACTATCGCGATAGCTTTCAGCACGGTGGAATCTCTCTGGAGGAGATGGTGCTGCCGGTGGCTATCTTAGAACCTCGGGCATAG
- a CDS encoding Nif3-like dinuclear metal center hexameric protein, protein MGIALTEFLALVDQEFPPETANEGDVTGLQLQSGRQEVNAILVCYEVTDAVIEEARQGGYDLIVAFHPLLFSPLRALTEADRVGHLSTLLIQYGIALVVLHTRVDAHPEGTTARLAHALGLRVREPLLPDPRYAGYGMGSVVECDPPLEARELIERVARYSGQPVRYVPGRPHAIRMVALVGGSGASFLPQVLQRGLDAFITGDVKYHAFLQAQHRLWLIDAGHAETERYVPEAMAELLRRCLSDSVPVKIARSWRAPIHWYWQGAPGLTAAAGLNEGPDLLPRAHRCD, encoded by the coding sequence ATGGGCATAGCCCTCACAGAGTTTCTAGCACTGGTAGACCAAGAGTTTCCCCCAGAGACGGCGAACGAAGGTGATGTAACAGGGCTCCAACTTCAATCAGGGCGGCAAGAAGTCAATGCCATCCTGGTGTGCTACGAGGTCACGGATGCTGTCATTGAGGAGGCTCGGCAAGGTGGGTATGACCTTATTGTTGCCTTCCATCCTCTCCTCTTTTCGCCGCTTCGGGCTCTTACGGAGGCGGATCGTGTTGGGCATTTGAGCACGCTGCTCATCCAGTACGGGATTGCCCTTGTGGTCCTCCACACACGGGTTGATGCCCATCCGGAAGGAACGACTGCACGGCTTGCTCATGCTTTAGGGCTGCGGGTCCGGGAGCCGCTGCTGCCGGATCCTCGGTATGCAGGGTATGGGATGGGATCGGTTGTGGAGTGCGATCCGCCCCTGGAAGCCCGGGAGCTGATAGAACGTGTCGCAAGGTACAGTGGACAGCCAGTACGGTATGTCCCGGGTAGACCTCACGCCATTCGGATGGTTGCTCTCGTTGGTGGGAGCGGAGCAAGCTTCTTACCGCAGGTACTGCAGCGGGGTCTGGACGCTTTCATCACCGGTGATGTCAAGTACCATGCCTTCCTCCAAGCACAGCATCGGCTGTGGCTCATTGATGCAGGGCATGCAGAGACAGAGCGCTATGTCCCGGAGGCGATGGCAGAACTTCTACGACGTTGCCTTTCTGATTCCGTCCCTGTGAAGATCGCGCGTTCGTGGCGTGCGCCTATTCATTGGTACTGGCAAGGGGCTCCAGGTCTCACAGCTGCTGCTGGACTCAATGAAGGACCAGATCTACTACCTCGCGCTCATCGCTGTGATTGA
- a CDS encoding C4-type zinc ribbon domain-containing protein, with product MKDQIYYLALIAVIDRRLDELQEDFGELPDQVQRARQAVQHHEALVNETRGIIEEIRSFRAQAHITIQELRDREQRLSEQQFRVRNNREFDALTREIQNVRSERERIEQELRNSVVKLENLESILQRQEEELARAQQELAELEHALELLSSHQSDEVVQLHQWRQRLVQKVRSELLGEYERVRSFHRDALVPVRRESCSGCYSRITPQRLVEIRMYREHIFRCEHCGRILYPEERLPELEEAEALS from the coding sequence ATGAAGGACCAGATCTACTACCTCGCGCTCATCGCTGTGATTGACCGGCGACTGGATGAGCTGCAAGAGGACTTCGGCGAACTGCCTGACCAAGTACAGCGCGCCCGCCAAGCTGTACAGCACCATGAGGCACTAGTCAACGAAACTCGTGGCATCATCGAGGAGATCCGCTCCTTCCGCGCTCAGGCGCATATTACCATCCAAGAGTTGCGCGACCGCGAGCAACGACTCTCCGAGCAGCAGTTCCGGGTCCGGAACAACCGAGAGTTCGATGCGTTGACCCGTGAGATTCAGAATGTACGGAGCGAGCGGGAACGTATTGAGCAGGAGCTCCGCAATTCGGTGGTCAAGTTGGAGAACCTGGAGAGCATCCTCCAGCGGCAAGAGGAAGAATTAGCACGTGCGCAACAGGAGCTGGCAGAACTGGAACACGCGCTGGAGCTGTTGAGCAGCCACCAGAGTGACGAGGTCGTGCAGCTCCACCAATGGCGGCAGCGACTGGTCCAGAAGGTACGTTCGGAGTTGCTGGGAGAGTATGAGCGCGTCCGTTCCTTCCATCGCGATGCATTGGTGCCGGTCCGCCGAGAAAGCTGCTCTGGGTGCTACAGTCGCATTACTCCCCAACGGTTGGTGGAGATTCGCATGTACCGCGAACATATCTTCCGTTGCGAACACTGCGGCAGGATTCTCTACCCAGAGGAGCGCCTTCCCGAGCTCGAAGAGGCGGAAGCGCTATCATGA
- a CDS encoding Hpt domain-containing protein, which yields MRLPDDPLLRELLPEFVDTWQHEAPLILEAAHKQNDAELYRLGHTLKGSCLQFGLTELAELGIQVMECARNHSWNAVPALYEQIVLHLQQLQRLVGHSQGEQ from the coding sequence ATGCGGCTTCCGGATGACCCATTGCTCCGAGAGCTTCTGCCGGAGTTCGTAGATACGTGGCAGCATGAAGCACCTCTAATCCTGGAAGCAGCTCACAAGCAGAATGATGCCGAACTCTACCGGCTTGGGCATACGCTCAAAGGCTCTTGCCTGCAGTTTGGGCTGACTGAGCTGGCGGAGCTGGGAATTCAAGTGATGGAGTGCGCGCGGAATCATTCTTGGAATGCTGTCCCCGCTCTCTACGAGCAGATTGTGCTCCATCTACAGCAGCTTCAACGGTTGGTAGGGCATTCGCAAGGAGAGCAATGA
- a CDS encoding CsgG/HfaB family protein, with the protein MRYVIGLAVLSVALWAQVRIAVLPFRNMDGDLRYNFWCYRLADSITTLLAQADTARQHYLLIPRDSLELVLGELNLDPTTPQYDSDIWKAAQLLRADKVVTGNFNLLPGKILVNAYIYDIRTKREEAGARNLYRSEERAAELPAIIVARLLPHLTHGR; encoded by the coding sequence ATGAGGTATGTGATTGGCCTGGCCGTGCTCAGCGTGGCCCTTTGGGCCCAGGTACGCATTGCAGTTCTGCCGTTCCGCAACATGGACGGGGACCTGCGCTACAACTTCTGGTGTTATCGCCTTGCTGATAGTATCACCACTCTGCTAGCCCAGGCTGATACAGCTCGGCAGCACTACCTCTTGATCCCTCGGGACTCGCTAGAGCTCGTGCTAGGCGAGCTCAACTTGGACCCTACGACGCCACAGTACGACTCGGATATTTGGAAAGCAGCGCAGTTACTGCGAGCTGATAAGGTTGTGACTGGAAACTTCAATCTGCTGCCGGGCAAGATACTGGTGAACGCCTACATCTACGACATCCGTACGAAGCGAGAAGAGGCTGGGGCGCGTAACCTTTACCGCAGTGAAGAGCGGGCCGCTGAGCTTCCAGCAATCATCGTTGCACGACTCCTTCCGCACCTAACCCATGGACGCTGA
- the rimM gene encoding ribosome maturation factor RimM (Essential for efficient processing of 16S rRNA), which translates to MDAERRLRYIGSFVRTHGLRGGLVLRWAPEVERWELRGGQIVAVGYSAEFAHPYRIRSLQPLVRGMVVFLEGITTVEQARKLLEHGVFVEEVELAGSTQEEGWAIEDILGCTVVEEGAGQHLGTVVDVWLLPANDVWVVELETAYLPLPAIPDVVRWVDVRHRRIGVRLLPGLLEIAEPKRNHGAELSPDFGVAAD; encoded by the coding sequence ATGGACGCTGAAAGGAGGTTGCGCTATATCGGCTCATTCGTCCGAACGCACGGACTCCGCGGAGGGCTCGTGCTCCGTTGGGCACCGGAAGTGGAGCGATGGGAGCTTCGCGGAGGCCAAATCGTAGCGGTTGGCTACTCGGCGGAGTTCGCGCATCCCTACCGTATCCGTTCCCTGCAGCCCCTGGTGCGGGGGATGGTGGTGTTCTTGGAAGGAATCACAACGGTAGAGCAGGCTCGGAAGCTGCTGGAGCATGGGGTCTTCGTTGAGGAGGTAGAGCTCGCAGGCAGTACACAGGAGGAGGGGTGGGCTATAGAGGACATCCTCGGATGCACGGTCGTTGAGGAAGGGGCAGGGCAACATCTGGGCACGGTGGTAGATGTCTGGCTACTGCCCGCCAACGATGTTTGGGTCGTAGAGTTAGAGACAGCGTACTTGCCACTGCCAGCTATCCCGGACGTTGTACGGTGGGTGGACGTACGACACCGCCGTATTGGAGTCCGGCTGCTGCCGGGGCTGCTAGAGATAGCAGAGCCGAAGCGGAACCATGGAGCAGAACTCTCTCCGGACTTCGGAGTTGCTGCGGATTGA
- the trmD gene encoding tRNA (guanosine(37)-N1)-methyltransferase TrmD: MRIDVITALPGIIQPVIGQSILGRAQRRGIVRIVIHDLHQYGVDRHGHIDDAPYGGGPGMVIRCEPVFACIEKLQAERQYDEVIYMTADGERLTQALVNRLSLCRNLIILAGHYKGVDQRIRDVLVTKEISIGDYVLTGGELPALVLIDAIVRLLPGALNDPESALEDSFQAGLLEPPIYTRPADFRGYKVPEVLLSGDHEAIRQWRYEQALRKTLERRPELLADAFPELVQKKDGCNS, encoded by the coding sequence CTGCGGATTGACGTCATCACAGCCCTCCCAGGGATTATCCAGCCCGTCATAGGGCAGAGCATCCTCGGGCGGGCGCAGCGGAGAGGGATTGTGCGGATTGTCATCCACGACCTCCACCAGTACGGCGTTGATCGCCACGGACATATTGATGACGCCCCGTACGGTGGCGGCCCTGGGATGGTTATTCGATGCGAACCCGTCTTCGCGTGCATCGAGAAGCTACAGGCTGAGCGGCAATACGACGAGGTCATCTATATGACCGCAGACGGGGAACGCCTTACCCAGGCTCTGGTGAACCGGCTGTCGTTGTGCCGGAATCTCATCATCTTGGCAGGCCACTACAAGGGCGTGGACCAGCGCATTCGAGATGTGCTCGTGACGAAGGAGATCAGTATCGGAGACTACGTCCTTACGGGTGGAGAGTTACCAGCGCTGGTGCTGATTGATGCTATTGTGCGGCTCCTGCCTGGTGCGCTGAATGACCCTGAGTCCGCCTTGGAAGACTCTTTCCAAGCCGGGCTGCTGGAGCCGCCGATCTACACTCGGCCGGCCGACTTCCGTGGCTATAAGGTTCCCGAGGTACTACTCAGCGGAGACCATGAAGCAATTCGTCAGTGGCGCTACGAGCAAGCTCTGCGGAAGACCCTAGAACGTCGGCCAGAACTACTAGCAGACGCTTTCCCGGAGTTAGTGCAGAAGAAGGATGGCTGCAACTCCTAA
- the queC gene encoding 7-cyano-7-deazaguanine synthase QueC: MAATPKLAVALMSGGMDSTVAAALVRHQGYEIAALHVTYAHRTARREQRAFHDICEAWGISRQLVVSIDYLRSIGGSALTDERIPVPEGRVDRAEVPPTYVPFRNANLLSIATSWAEVLKAEAIVIGAVEEDSSGYPDCRQVFYEAFQRVIELGTHPETRITLLTPVIHMRKCDIVRTGVGLRVPFHLTWSCYVREDIPCGRCDSCLLRLRGFQEAGVPDPLPYDALAAE; encoded by the coding sequence ATGGCTGCAACTCCTAAGCTGGCTGTCGCACTGATGAGCGGTGGCATGGATTCTACTGTTGCGGCTGCACTCGTGCGCCACCAGGGGTACGAGATAGCAGCTCTTCATGTCACCTATGCTCATCGCACGGCCCGCCGTGAACAGCGGGCATTCCACGATATCTGTGAAGCTTGGGGAATCAGTCGGCAGCTGGTGGTTTCCATTGACTACCTACGCTCCATCGGAGGGAGCGCGCTCACTGATGAGCGGATCCCCGTTCCCGAAGGACGGGTTGATCGGGCTGAAGTGCCGCCGACATACGTTCCGTTCCGCAATGCTAATCTCTTGAGCATTGCTACGAGCTGGGCAGAAGTCCTGAAAGCGGAGGCCATTGTCATTGGAGCCGTGGAGGAGGATTCCAGCGGGTATCCTGACTGCCGTCAGGTCTTCTACGAGGCTTTCCAGCGAGTCATTGAGCTGGGGACGCACCCAGAGACGCGAATCACACTTCTGACTCCAGTCATCCACATGCGCAAGTGTGACATCGTACGCACGGGGGTAGGGTTAAGAGTGCCGTTTCACCTAACGTGGTCGTGCTACGTTCGGGAAGACATTCCTTGCGGCCGTTGCGACTCTTGCTTGCTTCGGCTTCGAGGGTTCCAGGAGGCAGGGGTTCCCGATCCGCTTCCCTACGACGCCCTAGCAGCAGAGTAG
- a CDS encoding CHASE domain-containing protein, with protein sequence MWPVEREPSYEALFTRGTAHRVRLWDLRVTWAAFVVLLVLLGANLALWWQTRSQIRAEQEALFDRAVSSVLTRLERHIRHHEEIARSVQGLYTNFVQVVRDVFELYATVPARSNPAVLSVAYAPCVESEQLGNYLHYARSERYWEYRIFPSETVPYLFPLLYVVPTDSAPQWVEWNAIAHPAWRDAIERAYSTGSITATPWIPLRADRDTVWGFGLVAPIYRTEPHPFSRLRVGDRFVEGVIVLELAGKPLFQNALLPPAPTDSLIVFEGFDVQPASGEETHTVRIVASPNWEAGNREAPLLVAERSLRLGDRNLRLRFATVPAFEGLYQRWLPWAVLGGGIALSAIGFGFVLSLVTTRARPLALAGQMTRAQRRILEASQDIIAVWEVDGRWRTSNPALQAVLGFEPEELAGKPVEELVVPSYREQVRQQIASAPDEEAVIVEVPMWTKTGQQRWIGWNLTRSLQDGLIYAIGRDITAQKELQRQQEVARRQLMLAQQWALEASEFKADFLSRLGFQLRNGLTGLVGFAELIAQRQYASEEELRDYVAAIREGAEYLLGIVAETPEIAVTVTEQPVAVASILGELVAEAERLGIQLCTSIPSEAEATEIGVQASLFREGLSTLLQALSAGGVRGR encoded by the coding sequence ATGTGGCCGGTAGAAAGAGAGCCCTCTTATGAAGCCCTCTTTACCCGAGGCACCGCTCACCGTGTCCGTCTGTGGGACCTACGGGTAACGTGGGCTGCCTTCGTTGTCCTCCTCGTGCTGTTGGGGGCGAATCTGGCACTATGGTGGCAGACGCGGTCGCAGATTCGGGCAGAGCAGGAAGCACTCTTCGATCGCGCCGTCTCTTCAGTCCTCACCCGTTTGGAGCGTCACATCCGGCATCACGAGGAGATTGCACGCTCGGTCCAAGGGCTCTACACCAACTTCGTCCAGGTCGTCCGTGATGTATTCGAGCTCTATGCAACAGTACCGGCGCGCAGCAATCCCGCGGTACTCTCGGTTGCTTACGCTCCCTGCGTGGAGAGTGAGCAGTTGGGGAATTATCTGCACTATGCGCGTTCAGAGCGGTACTGGGAATACCGCATTTTCCCTTCGGAGACGGTGCCATACCTCTTCCCACTCCTGTACGTCGTGCCGACGGATTCAGCACCTCAATGGGTAGAATGGAACGCGATAGCCCATCCTGCATGGCGGGATGCTATAGAGCGGGCCTACTCGACTGGTAGCATTACGGCTACTCCCTGGATTCCGCTGCGGGCAGATCGGGATACAGTGTGGGGCTTCGGACTCGTTGCGCCGATTTATCGCACAGAGCCCCATCCCTTCAGCCGCCTCCGGGTAGGTGACCGCTTCGTCGAGGGAGTCATCGTCCTAGAACTTGCTGGGAAGCCGCTGTTCCAGAACGCTCTGTTACCACCTGCCCCAACGGACTCCTTGATCGTTTTTGAGGGCTTTGATGTTCAGCCGGCGTCGGGAGAGGAGACCCATACCGTACGGATTGTAGCTTCGCCTAACTGGGAAGCAGGAAACAGGGAGGCGCCTCTGCTTGTCGCCGAGCGATCGCTGAGGCTCGGAGATCGAAACCTGCGCTTACGCTTCGCCACAGTTCCAGCGTTTGAGGGGCTTTACCAGCGATGGCTTCCGTGGGCAGTTCTGGGAGGCGGGATTGCGCTGAGTGCTATCGGTTTCGGATTTGTGCTGTCGCTCGTTACAACCCGGGCACGGCCTCTAGCCCTAGCGGGGCAGATGACGCGGGCACAGCGGCGGATTTTGGAAGCGTCGCAGGATATCATTGCCGTATGGGAGGTCGATGGGCGGTGGCGGACGTCAAACCCAGCATTGCAGGCTGTCTTAGGATTTGAGCCAGAGGAGCTGGCTGGAAAGCCTGTGGAGGAACTTGTCGTCCCAAGCTATCGCGAGCAGGTACGCCAGCAGATTGCCTCTGCCCCAGACGAAGAGGCCGTCATCGTGGAGGTTCCAATGTGGACGAAGACTGGCCAACAGCGCTGGATAGGGTGGAACCTAACGCGCTCTCTGCAAGATGGTCTGATCTACGCTATTGGTCGCGACATCACGGCGCAGAAGGAGCTTCAACGACAGCAGGAAGTTGCGCGGCGGCAACTCATGTTGGCCCAGCAGTGGGCTCTGGAGGCGAGTGAGTTCAAGGCAGACTTCCTCTCCCGCCTAGGCTTCCAGCTTCGGAATGGGTTGACAGGGCTCGTGGGATTTGCAGAGCTCATTGCGCAGCGGCAGTATGCTTCAGAGGAGGAGCTACGGGACTACGTTGCTGCGATTCGCGAAGGAGCGGAGTACCTGCTTGGGATTGTCGCTGAAACTCCAGAGATTGCTGTTACCGTCACCGAGCAGCCAGTCGCTGTGGCCTCAATTCTGGGTGAGCTGGTTGCGGAGGCGGAGCGCCTTGGTATCCAGCTTTGTACGTCGATCCCGTCGGAGGCAGAGGCAACGGAAATTGGCGTCCAGGCCTCCCTCTTCCGGGAAGGTTTGAGCACACTGTTACAAGCCCTCTCTGCTGGTGGAGTTCGGGGGAGGTAA